In the genome of Arachis hypogaea cultivar Tifrunner chromosome 9, arahy.Tifrunner.gnm2.J5K5, whole genome shotgun sequence, the window GCAATCAACATCTTCAGAGATACTAAACATATAGGAGCCAGAAATCAAATTGTCCTTAAAAAATAACATGAAAAACAGCAAAAACATGAAAAACAGGAACTCAGAAAACAAATAGCACAAGAAAAAATAGCAACAATCAAGAACAATAAGAATAAATACAGCAGTGAACAAACATCACCAATCAAAAACCATGAACAAACAGCAAcaatcagcaacaacaataaacacaacactgaacaattaaataaaaaaaatacatctgAACAACAAAAACAGTTTCATAATtactgtaaaataaaataatctaaattGCTCATAACAGAAAAATCTAAGAAAATTATTACTCATAACAGGAACAGCTCAATAATGTTCAATAATACTCATTACTCATCATCAGTAATAAAAACAAGTTTGCAATTAAATAATTGATCATGAACGaacaaactaaattaaattgattCAGGAAACCTAAGAAAACTCAAAACAGATAAGCaagaaattacataaaaaaaaccaTGAACAACACAGATTCAGCATTTCAGATGAGGGAGAGGGAGCTCAGATCAGGGCTGAGCACTGGCGTAAGCTCAGCCAAAACAGAGGCCGAAGCGTGGTGAAACTGTTGATAACAGCAGGCTGGAGCAAAAACAAGGGCTTGAGGCAAGCTCGACCAAGCGACGAAGAGGGAGCACCGTGGCGGAAGCACAGCGATACAGAGGCGGCGGAAGCTCAGAACAGACGCGGAAGCTCAAAACTGACGGGAAAGCGAGGCGAGCAGACGCGTTTCGACGACCATGGGTGCAGTGCGGACGGCGGCGGTAGCGCGGTGGCAGTGACACAGCTTGAAGAAGAAAGTGGCTTTGGAGGCTAGGTTTTGTTGAGAGAAGGAAGCAGATGCGGTGAGTGAGAGAGACAGAGAGGGAGTGGGTCAGGACTCAAGAgggtgttttatttattttttttttgttgaaaagtGAAAACCGGCCGGGTCCCGGTTCGGTCCGACCGGCCGGTTCAACGGCTCATTGGTTTACAAATTAACGGTTTTAAGATACTAACCGAACCGTTATTGTTGCCGGTTCACTGTTAGACCGGTcggaccggccggtccggtccggttttcagaacattgttAAAAACTATACCAAAAGTAAGCTTAAAAACTAACTCATCTTCAAATTTTTaacccaaattaaaaaaaaaagaaactattcactattcttttttccttttctacttccttttcttagttgttttatGCTTTGACTTCACTTCACTTCTTCTCAAGTTTCTACCACTCCAACAGTAATTTTGacattttaattctaaaaaatgtCAAATATGATGGATGGTCAATTTACTGTGTATGTaaatggttattttaattcttaattgaataattattttatttaattcgaTTTAACTATATACAATTAACAAATGTTGAACAGTCATTTTACTAGATAGtcagatgattattttaataattacgtGAATAGTTATTTCATGGCCAGTGCTAACTTCTAACGCCCGAGAGGTGAGATGATTGATGAGAGTAAGATAGCAGACGGTTGGAGGGGAATGAAGAGAGTGTTTTAGTAAATTTCTTTAGTAAATTAAGgttaaaatgattaattttttaaaataactatttagattttttttgtattgagCCAAATTTAAAACCTATTATACACATTATCAAGATTTCTCATTATCTTCTTAACAGAGTTCATTAATTAAACTTCTaataaattctattatcttttttcaaataatctTATACGTGGAtaattcattctttaaatgaataCATATGCCGTCATTGTCAAATCATTACATaagatatgtatgtatgtatcacAAACTTTATATTAGTATCTCAATTGGATTAGCTGTATttgaaaataatcaattaaatatCTTTAATCCAATAACTATTTTCTTATCATTGGGTATTTCCATTATTTATTGTATTGGTTGTCCACAATGGAGTTTTTGTATTCATTTCCACAATAAATGAATATATTATTACTTTTgccataaacaaaaaattatttaggtatatttaggatttaagatttaagatttaaGATAAATTATTACTACATTCATCATCCTGAGACTTATTGAATGATTTGAGAGTAATtcttttttttgtgttattttttaaataaattatttcaaaaGCAAGCAATCTGCCTCttaattcatcataaatcatttGTCAGATGCCACTGCTTTTATTTATGATTATGGcttttgttttccactctttcGTGAGATTTCTCAGTGTTTTCTTCATTAGCACGGGTTCAGATTGGGTAATTTCCATATCATCTAAGCCGTTGATGATGATAGTGAATCTTTCGAACATTTCGTCAATAGATTCTCTTTCCTTCATAGAGAATATTTCGTACTCTTTACATAACAAGTCTATTCTGGTTTGTTTTACTTAAGCAGTGCCTTCGTGTGTGACTTAGAGCTTGTCCCAAATTTTCTTTACCGTTTTGCATCTTGATATCTTTCAGTATTCCTCGAAACTGATTGCACAATTGAGCATATTGACAGTTTTAGCTTTGAGCTCTATCTTTCTCATCATTCCATTCAGCCTCAGCCTTAGGAACAATTACACCATTAGTTCCTGTTTTGTTGGAACTTGGGGACCGTTTAATatgatcttccatatgttgtaatctattaattgaataaaaattttcattctctccttccaatagttGTCATTCTTTCCATTGAAAAACGGATGTCTATTGTTGGATTGTCCTTCTATCAAAGTATAGGCCACCAGATTGGAACCATTGTTGTTTGCCATCAGAATCTTTCTTTCAAATTGCAAAACTTGAtttctttgagaccaagctcaaATACCAATTGATGATTATTAGTTACTAAGAGAAtaaggggttgaatcttagccttcTTTTCTTCAGAATATTACTTTTGCCTTTTTAATGAAACTTaggagatatttttgtttttgtctcgtaTCGAGTTGAGAGACACTTTTTTTGTCTCCTAAATAACAAAAACAGAAATAGAATAGAGAAGAATGAGTGATACCCAGATATATCCTAGTTCAGCTACCTAGTGCAATATAGCCtgcatccagtctccatcacaattatgatagaatttcactaacttcacaagattacaaacaccaatttttttctagaatctacccaatcctatatgggacaaatccagattctaacTCAATCTGAGTTTGACTAGGACTCAACCTAACTTACAACagccaagtgctaacccaacttgtaagagaatccccacaggatcatgaaacaaaacagaaagatgtacaaagaaaaTATGAAACATCTTATAACTTTTTCTCCAAGTTTAACTCACTGCCTTTTATCTCTTattgactttttcttacaaatctTACCATGTTTGCCTTTTCAATGAGACTCAGATAGACAaaactgagaaaaagaaatacaacatgaacaccatgaaggagaagaactcaacCAGCTTAGATAGCTATGAGAACTGAATTTTGTGCTTTATTCTTACTCTCTTACCTTCAACCCTTagctgttcacccttattatagaagagtgaagcttccaaggttAAAGCAAGCTTCAAAACCCATACTGTCTTCTCCTTCATCAGAGCTTGCAGCGGCTTCGTCAGTGATGAGAGAGAGATCCAAATTTGTTGCATGTAACTTACTccttctctttcatcctttttcttcaaatttcTTCAATCTTGACCGTAGAGCTTTGCTTTGATCGCAAGTTTAGATTTAGACCGTAGATCTTCTGCTGTCTGGATTTGACTTTGATTTTTTTATGGTTGTTTGATTTGTACTTgagactttattatttttttcttgattCTTTGGTGTAGCACAAATGAGGAAagcttttttcttctttgttgagTGAGTGACGTGACTGAAGAgaaggagagaggagagagaagagaaaatatggCTTTCGACGAAGCTAAGTAGAATTAAAGTGGATTgaacttggatttcaaatttcttAGAGTGTGGGTGTTGGTGACTTGGTTAAAGTGTAATAGATTTTGAATGTGATCACCAAATAGACTTGTATTGGACCAACACACTCttgtttcattttcttaattcatgtggacttgtttatttgttcCATGGATCTAgatgattaattatttttctgcacaCCAAACCAAACTCATTAAACAAACAATttgataaatacataataatgtttgttcatcacttggattaattttcaaactcaataataataattattttttaaatttaattaatgttAGTGTATCAATATTCGTTAACATGCTTATTGATTAAAtacttttatataaattaaatttaataaaagtcAATATATTGGTACAATAGTATAAATTagagttaaaataaaaatattaatgagtaattattttattctactcTTTACAAATAaaggttaatatttttttatagtaaatatttacaaatttaataaatatacacATCAATATATATTGGTATActagtattaattaattttaaaatagataataTTCGTTAGAACATAAAGATATTAATGaatacaattaaaaatattaatgagtactataaaaaatatgtaaatatggtataaaacaaaaaaaaaataaatataatgaaaaaaataggaataaaaaatagttaagagtataatgtaaaaaatttataGTATACAACAATAgtcgaaataaataataatacaactagaaagtaaatttattttttttatagatattcaataaaaatagataatacttttatttatgaaatatatTGTCTTATTATTTATAAtgtatgtttaattatttttaggtgGACACAACTAATAAAGTTTGAGGTGTCAAACGAATTTCAGCCATTTATAAAATTTGTCGAGGATTAGGCAAGCTTTGAAAAAATTGAGGTTGGGCGaactttatgaaaaaaaaaaaaaaagattataggATATAATGTTAGTTTAACTTGTATTTAAAAATaaggatttttttgttttgtaatgAAAAAAATCCTGAAATGTTAACGTTGATAACTTTGAGAATTTAATTGTGATGGCAAGAGTGTAACTTTAAAACCAAAAAAACGTTTTTAATGTGTGGGTCTTATTGGTacctttaacaaaaaattacattattaaaaggaaaaaataaaacaatctagtatttgaaaatgaaataattaaatatcaataaataaatttctaatctTTTAATTCGAAAACACATAAgtttttgattaattaaaaatataaatattttttattttttaaaatacgagATATTTAAGTTTTTCCGTCCAAAATATATAAAGACAAATCAGCCTCTTAGAAGGATTTAAATGTCTCGTATTTTAGAAAATCAgagatattttagtatttttaattaatcaaaaatTTATGTATCTTCGAAATAAAAAGTCAAAACCTATTTATCATTTACTCTAATTTTAAATGTTCCATcgtcaaaagaaaaaattaaatgttaCGAATTTTGAACAAAATTGTTAACATTATTTAGATTAATATATATACTATGTATAGTGTccatttattaaaaaatagatttgaacttttatttacaaacacatatatacatatacataatgtgttttttatattttaattgaattaagttgattgttaaataataataaaaaataataaataatgataaccatttagtatttttcttaaataaagcATGTACAAAGCGATATTCGAATTTCTAATACTTATTTTAACgaattagtaaattaattattagatcAATTCAACTTACTTATCTCAACTATATAATCTAActaattctttatatatatatatatatataatttatttgattatttttttattttttaattatgtctTATGCTTGTGTTTTCCTTTATAAGGATACTTGGAAAAATTATTCGAAATCAAAATGCCTCATGTtgttaagtttttgttttttacCCAACTATACTTATTCAAatgtttataaaatatataatgataaattatatttatataatatataatttaaaaaataattaaaatattacattaattaaatgattatttaatttataaaattaagtatAAATTTTAATGATGTTATTTTTAACTTAAATTTGAATTTCTCATAGCATAAAATCATCCAGGCATAAGTTTTTCACTTGAtttcacaaattaaataataatttaattgatataatattttaattattttttaaattatatattatataaatatagtttgTCATTATATATTTCTAAGAATTTGTTACatcagattttgaaaaaaaaatttcaaattttaattcctATACTATTTTGGAAggctatattttatattaatttttttaacatcaaaagttctaataataaatttttagatgctaatgagtcaaatgatgatttttaatgaatttttaaaaattgtttaataTTCTGTTTTACATTCATAAGTTTATAAAAGTAGATTTTCtgaaattttgaactaaaacataaaagttatatatctattcttatttgttttatttttttatattttatttaaatttaaattgagatattttttattgacatttatattttaaagttaatatagataaataaatattaacttCATATATTTACTttattaatactaaattaaattaacTAGATTCAATTTACATGTATATGCTACAAAAgtagtaaatcaaattaattagattCGATTTATTATTGATATATCATATATAGTAAATCAAATCaagttaattcgatttactattgaTATAGTATTACATTAAAAAATGTAAATCAAATTTTACATATATTTACTTTAAGATATACATGTTAGCTAATCCACTTTAAAACATTTGTGTAATATTGATTCTCATTTCATTTATTTAATGATTTATCCTTATTTGAATCAAAATgaatataaatataagataaaattaaataaaagtccaCACAAGAATCCCAAAAACCAAGAGAAGTGAatatacttaaaaattaaaactaaaatatatataaggAACATAATATATATGGTAGCACTGCCTCTTCCCCATAACACATGCAAAtccaacaaaaaaaagaagaaccaACCAAATCCCCAACAAATTGGGTAACACCACTAGAATCTAGGGATGACAACACAATGAATTTAGGTAAATCTTCGCACTATATATCCTATTATACTTTATTCTGtattaacttttatatatatatattatatatataccagAGCAGTTAAGAGCGGATACGTCAAGATTTTAACTTCGTTTCGTTCCGAACGAAAACTTGCCAGCATTCAAGCACGAACAGtgactgcaagtttcatggagcGAGAGCAGTGATTACCTATtgggcagaagaagaagaagcgcccTGCCTTCGAAAGTGTGATTTTGGTGTTGCCATCTCTGTGGCTTCTGATTGGTTTGCTTGGATTGCAGCTATTGAAGTCACTTTCGCTCACTTCGTCCAGTTGGTGGAAGTTTGGGGAATACTTGAATGCTTAATTAGTTATTTGCAAACAACAAATTTGGTCATTTTTGTTCCAAGAGTTACAAAGAAATCGTAATATTTTGGTATATAGGTGGTTATGTCTAGCTCTAAGTATgtatcataaattcataatatGAGCTAGTCATGTTATATACACaccaaaaatttatataatatatattaaaatataaataccatCAAACGAATTAGTCTAGCTTCTTTATATTTAATTGGTTTAAGTTTGTAGATCTAAGTGTgaatctatttattttttgtttgttcaCGAGTTTTGAGTTTTAAGTTCAGATTGATTTGTTTGTTcagattgattttttgttttcatttaatctgttatttttttgagttaatcaaatttaatttgtttagctcaaattttaaagataaaaaagtaCTCATTTAAATGGATAAATAAATTGATCCTTCAGCTCTAAACTATTTTCACAGTCCtaataaaaatgatataatttattttttggtatgtttgacaaaattttagtaataaaaataaaaatattagaaaattttttaagttataatttataattttttaaagatttttttacttaaaaaaatatctttaacataataaacaaacaaaaattacttttatattattatacttaaatataattattaaataaaaatatttttttacattagatatctaattataaaattatttttatttttctaaaaaaattaaaaaaaaatcttatcataaaaatttatccaaacaaatcctaaaatcaaattaaagGACTATAAAATACAGAAGAAAGGAGACTCACTTAGAGTATCACCAACTTTGAATTGTTTCCCTGCAACCCATTTGGTGTAATCAACTCCAAGGGTCCATCCAGAGGCATCTCCAACAGTGTAATCTGTTGCAAAAACAGTTGTAGAAGCCAACAACAAAATCAAGAATGAAGAAGCAACTAATGCTATAGCTTTATTCATGTTTTTATGACGAAATTTTGTAATAATCAAGAAAATTCTTCAAAGGAATATATAGCAATGAGAAGCTTTGCATGCTATGCTACTATTAaagaataattattaaaaagagaTAAGTGTAAATTTATAACAGTGATTTGATTCTCATAATATCTTGATTAAATTCTTTAATTGGTttgttgataaataaaatatttaattgactacattttcatttatatatatatatatatgattgattctatCCTTAAATACAAAATAGGAAACCAAATTGAATATTCAAAACAAACCGGGTCAAACATTTTGCTTTTTGTTTAATCTTATTTATTCAAGTTTCTATGTCAGCAATTAATTCTTAATATATCTCAATTACATCTCCTATTGATTCATTCTACAAATAAaattcttgtttgatttttttttttcctcattGCCAAGTTGattctttttataaattaaattaaacttctaatgaattctattatcttttttcaaataatctTGTATGTGGATAAGTCATTCTTTAAATGAATACATATGCAGTCATTGTCAATATAGAAAAGAATCATCATTACATAAGATATGTATCTTTGTATGTAGACTTTGTCTTaagtgaaaaaaatatatttacctaaattattagaatattataaacttttataatattcataacatcttttaagtcatttttttaaaattgttttacataaaaaatggtttaaaatggcttaaaatgatttaaaatgccttttattctatacaaaataatttaaaaaaaattggcttaaaaaatattagaagtactataaaagtttgtaatattctagtaatttaggtaattacataataaaaatatatttttgtataatttctaaattattattgactatataGAATATTTCGTTAATGttctaagtcattaggacattacaaatttttatagtactcctaacatcttttaagctatttttttaaattattttgtatagaataaaatattttttgcggtataatttaaataaatttattaaaaaatatttatgagctattaaaaataggcaaaagagtattgtatgaaattcgaattgatagttcattaatatttttaaaaagtcttataattaaatattttattagctttttttaatacattaaataaaatatattttttaatttttaaattattaattttttattaattttttatcactCACACACACAACACTCACACACACATAATATCTTCTTCTTTTGATCAAGTTTGCACTCCCATTAGCTTATTTCAGTGATTTGCCGGAAAACTAGTGGACTCATAAGCCACATATCTGGGTTTAAGTTTAGTGGAGACAATAGTGAAGAACCCTTTAGTAGAATATATTAGGGGGTGTGATTACATGTGTGTGAGTTGTATGtctaaaaaaaattcttcttGTGTTTTTGGGACtagttctttttttcattttaggGTCGGATTATTCTAAAACAAATTTTTGGACTGGatataaaacaaaaattacaTACTTTGGTCCAGTCAAAGCCCAACGCCCCAACTCAAGATGCTTCAGTTTATAGATGTGGGCCTTTGTAAATTTTCTAAGCCCAAATAGGcctttttatctttccttgtaGGCCCAAAAGAAATATTTTGATTCACCGTGTTCTCAATTCAGGCTTGAGAGCGGAGAACGACGAACAGAAGTTGTGTTTCGGTCGATGCCGGCGGGGGAACAATCGGAGCGCATCGGTAACAGAATAAGGAACCCTAAAATGACGTCAAAAACCACCACCAACAACAATgagaatgagaagaagaagaagaagaaaaacgagTTCGAATTCTGCAAAGTATGCAAGCTGAACCACAACCAAGGTCTCCGCCACAAGTACTTTCCCAACCACAACAAATCGCTCTCCAATTTCCTCTCCAGGTTTCGCAATAAGCTCACCGACCTTCGATTCTTCCTCATAAACCCTAAAATTCTCTATCCTGAGTTCGCTTCTCAGAACCGATTCTGGTGCGTCTTCTGCAACGTTGATATCGTTGAGCTCCGTAGTTCCTTTGCCTGGTAACCGCCGATTTCTCAATTTCGAGCTTCGGATTTTTGTCTATTCTTGGTTTGCATTTTGAAATTCGTAGCTGTAGGATTGTTGCTCGAGTTTCTGTTTTTAAATAATTCAATTGTGCGTGTCGCGCGTGGATGTTGTGGTAGTGCTAATGGAATTCGCCACCTTGCGAGTGCCGAGCATGTGAAGAATTTGAAGCACTTCTTCTGGAAAAATGGTGGCTCGGTGGATCAGTTGGAGGCGTTTATGGTCTCTGATGACGATGTTGCCAAGGTGATTGATAAATTTGTATTTACACCAAATTGGTCCCGTTATGAATTGGCATGAACTACAAATTACTAACAGATTTAGAATGTAATGAATGTGTAGATTTTGGAATGTGATTTCTCATTGGtagttattgtttgtttctttgcaaCTGCAGTGGGAGAAGAAGTGTGCGGCTCTGCAAAATGAAGCTGTGTCGGGGAGTGGTGGATGCCGTGGAGCCGtgattggtccttcaagtgataTCCATAATCAACCCAACAGTGGAAATATTACTAGTTTCGAAAATGTTTATTCTGATTCTGTGAAATCATATCCTTCTTCAAATGATGTTTTGCCTTTACAATACTATACAAATGAGAATCAGATATCGGGACTCTCTAGAGTTCACAATGCTGGTGTTTTAGGTTACAATACGTCTGTGGTACGTTTGGAAGCATCGTGCTCTGATGAAAATTCTTTTGCCTTGCAGGATTTTGCAGGTATGGATGTCCTGTGCGTTTAATTTCTTTTTGTATACCTTACAACTATTATCCACATGGGATTTTTTAGAACTGGGACTTATCTTCTGCCTGCTTATTTTATGTTTCAGTTGACAAGAAAAGCCATCTCTCCAGAAATAAAGGGGTTAGTTCTTGTCTTCTTCCTCTACTACTGTAACTTTTAaggccttaactgtttctcatcTGAATCTAGCTATTTGTGTCTCAGAAATTTCGAAGCCAATGGTTGGTAACTTGATTAGTTTGCAAGATcaatattttttgagttttgCAGAAAAAAATGTCTTGTCTTGACAATCCATGAGTATATTCATTTCGAATATTCTTGTCTTGATTCCTCCATTTACTATTGTGTCTATAAATATAATTTCTTGTTTCAACACTTACAAAAGGATTTGGTTATGTATGATTGTACCAGGTGTTAGACAATGGTAGAATGTTAAGCAGAGAGAGCAGTCATCATGGTATTCATctacaattgtatcaaagctatttTGCTTCCATTCTTAtaatatacaatagccaataaacTGCAGAGCATATGGCAAATTGAATATGTTAACTTAATGACAATATGTATggcatatatttattatttaagattaTACTGTGCGCCAAAAATTTATGAACTTACTATGGCATTATAACTTGCTTATGAATCGTTCTTTTAGAGGAGGTTGTATGTGTAGTTAACTTGCTTGAGTGATGTATTTTCTGCTTATGGTCCTGCATTTTCAGGTCTGCAGATGCTCACCCAAATCTCTTCTGTGCCTGCCGAAAATGCTGGTGGAAATATACATTCTGGAGCACCCCCACCATGGTTTGAAGCAACTGAGGGAATTCAGATACATTCTATTCCTGCTTTAGGAGGTGCAGCTTCCCATTCAAACATGTCTGGGAAGTCCAAAAAATTGAATCCAAAACGGGTGGGAGCTGCTTGGGCAGAAAGGAGAAAGATTGAGATGGAGAGGGAAAAGAGAGGAGAGGCTGTGCGAAATGAATGTGATCCCACATGGCTTCCTAATTTTGGCAGAGTCTGGCAATCTGGTAGCAGAAGAGAATCCCGAAAAGAATTCGAGAAGGAGAAACGGAAATTATTCAATGCTGAAAATCAATCTGAGATTCCACTCAAGATACAACCTTATGTTAGTAAAAGAATGGTGAGTCATTTTCCTAATTCTTGTATCGCTAACTCACCAGAATTAAGCTATTCCAACCATCAATTTGTAAATCTTTCAATGGGCTTCCTTTGCTTATTCTTTGCAGCGGATGGAAGGTGGTGGTGATGAAGTAAATGGGTGACATTTCAGGTTACAGGCTAGTTCAAGGAGTCATCTTCGTGGTATGCACATGTCATAATCTTTTACAATGAGCAGAGGCTGAGTTCAATTAACAGATAAAACATGGGATTCATATCAAATCCTGGATATAAGATATAGTGGAATCGTTGTTTCATATTGTCCTGCAACAATAATAGTTTAGTAAAATAGGTGTATATATTAGTATATGCATTGAGCAAGGAGTGAGGCAGTAATTCTGCACCCATGTTGATCTGTCCAATTTTGTGTAGCTTCTTGGTTTATTGTTGCCAACCAGCTAGATTTTGAATATAGGGGTGACTCAGTGATTGCTATTAACATTTAGATAGCGTTCAAAATGTTGCTCTTTTCCATGTTAAACGGACAACTTATCCATACTACTGTACAGAATTGAGAATATTTAGATTATTCCTGTCAATTTAATAGACTTGTGTTCATTTTGCTTGTGATGTTTTTAATAGTGCAGTTTTGTGAGCTGACACAACTCTCAACCCAAGGTATTTGGCATCATTCTGTGAGTcaaatttctcttaattttcctATGATGATATGGTCAATTTATGCAAAAATGACTAAGGTTTGAACTAAAGAATAGTGTTTGGTTATTATGTTGTGATAGACTGATAGAGGAGATTGACATGTTGAGGATAGAAACATATTCGAACTTTGGAGAAAATAGACAGACAAAAAGTTCTTATTTTGGGATAATTCAAACATAATTTCCTTACTTCCAAAATAAATTAATACAAGAAGTATGCGAGAGATGCGCATTTCTATCCCACTGGCTCTGTTCTTGCTGATCAGAGGAACTAACTGCATTGCAGAGACATGATTTTGCTATTTAACATGATTCATGGTGAAAATTGATACttgattgatgattgatgacaCTCTTGCTTTATAGATCGTATCCATTCGAGGCAGAATGCTGTGGAATGGAAAGTGACCTCTGATCTTGAAGTTCCATCTTGCTTTCCTATAATTTGGTAAATAAAATAGCTACACATCCACAAAGAAAGTAGGGAACTCGTAGTTTTTACCTCGACTGGAAAAGTTAGTTCAAAATGGTAAGTCGTTGAATCGTAACACGAAATGTAAACGTGACTAGtcaaatataaaactaaaaattataaaaaatctgATAACACAAATTCACAAGTCAAATGTCACAACTCATAACAAAACTCGATCGCAAATCAAAACA includes:
- the LOC112710229 gene encoding TITAN-like protein, translating into MPAGEQSERIGNRIRNPKMTSKTTTNNNENEKKKKKKNEFEFCKVCKLNHNQGLRHKYFPNHNKSLSNFLSRFRNKLTDLRFFLINPKILYPEFASQNRFWCVFCNVDIVELRSSFACANGIRHLASAEHVKNLKHFFWKNGGSVDQLEAFMVSDDDVAKWEKKCAALQNEAVSGSGGCRGAVIGPSSDIHNQPNSGNITSFENVYSDSVKSYPSSNDVLPLQYYTNENQISGLSRVHNAGVLGYNTSVVRLEASCSDENSFALQDFAVDKKSHLSRNKGVLDNGRMLSRESSHHGLQMLTQISSVPAENAGGNIHSGAPPPWFEATEGIQIHSIPALGGAASHSNMSGKSKKLNPKRVGAAWAERRKIEMEREKRGEAVRNECDPTWLPNFGRVWQSGSRRESRKEFEKEKRKLFNAENQSEIPLKIQPYVSKRMRMEGGGDEVNG